TACAGTTGCGATTAACCCCGCATACAGAACTCCACAAAAACTTTTGTCTTCCTGCACCATCGCTTTTGCAGCCGGAATTAAGACAGTCTCGATTGCCGTTTCTATCATGTCCCTGCTAATTTGGGGTACAGGTGAATAAGCCCCCATTCCGCCGGTATTAGGTCCCTGATCTCCATCAAACGCACGTTTATGGTCCTGAGCGATTTCCAGTGGAACGACCGTTTCACCATTCACCAAGGCCATTAGTGAAAATTCTTCACCGCTAAGGAATTCCTCAATGACCACTCGAGAAGACGCCGCCCCAAATCTTGCACCAACAAGCATTTCCTCTATACTTGCCAACGCCTCTTCCATTGTAAAGGCCACTGTTACCCCTTTTCCTGCTGCTAATCCATCAGCTTTAATAACTATTGGGGCACCTTTTTCCTCAATATAATCACGAGCTGCTTCATAAGAGGTAAACACTGCATAATCGGCCGTTGGGATCTGATATTTCCTCATTAGTTCCTTAGCAAAGGATTTACTCCCTTCAATCTCCGCCGCTACTTGACGAGGACCGAAGACAAGTAAGCCAGCTGCTTCAAATTTATCTGCAAGACCTGCTAAGAGAGGCACTTCCGGTCCAATAATCGTTAATCCAACTTCCTGTTCCACAGCAAACTGTAAGAGTTGTTCATGCTGTGACTCATCAATAGAAACCAGCTCGGCTACGTCCACCATTCCGTCATTTCCAGGTGCAACAAAGACTTGTTCAACCAACGTGCTTTCACTAACTTTTCGGCATAAAGCATGCTCTCTGCCACCGCGGCCAATGATTAGGACCTTCATCCAACACACCCCCAACAATTAGTGTTTAAAATGTCTTACTCCTGTGAACACCATGGTAATTCCGTATTCATCCGCTTTCTTAATGGAATCCTCGTCACGGATTGAACCACCTGGCTGAATAATCGCTGTAATGCCTGCTTTAGCCGCTGCTTCAACAGTATCATCCATAGGGAAAAAGGCGTCTGAAGCAAGGGCTGCACCTTGTGCTTTTTCTCCTGCCTGTTTCAACGCTATCTCTGCTGCTCCCACACGGTTCATTTGACCGGCACCAATTCCAATCGTCATTTCCTCATTCGCTACAACAATCGCATTGGATTTTACGTGCTTCACGACCTTCCAGCCTAGCTTTAATGCTTCCCATTCTGCATCTGTCGGCTGTCTCTTTGTAGCTACCTTAACATCCGCATCTTCCAGGGTATAGCGGTCCTGGTCTTGAACGAGCAAGCCCCCTTCGATCGATGTCAATTTCAGCTCTTTCTTTTTCACTCCATCAAACGAAATCGTTAACAAACGGAGATTCTTTTTGCTTGTTAAAATCGATAATGCTTCCTCCGTGAACGCTGGTGCAATGATAATCTCTAAAAAGATTTCATGAAGCTTACTTGCTGTTTCTGCATCTACTTCACGGTTGAACGCGATAATGCCACCAAATATCGAAACAGGGTCTGCGGCAAAGGCTTTGTTAAACGCGTCGAAGCTTGTTGTTCCTGTGCCCACTCCACATGGATTCATATGCTTTACTGCAACGGCTGCTGGCTCAGAAAATTCTTTCACAATTTGCAGTGCTGCATCGGCATCGTTGATGTTGTTGTAAGATAGTTCTTTGCCATGTAGCTGCTCAGCATAGGCAATGGAAAACACTGAGCCCAGTGGCTTTTTATAAAAAGAAGCCTGTTGATGTGGATTTTCTCCATATCGTAATGTCTGCTTTAATTCATATGTAACGGTCATTTTTTCAGGTGTTTCTTCTTGTGCTAAATCGGTCATATAGCCTGCAATTAGTGCGTCGTAGGCTGCTGTGTGACGGAACACCTTGGCTGCCAGCTTTCTTCTAGTTTCAAGACTTGTTTCTTCATTAGCCTTCAATTCCGCGAGCACTGTCTGGTAGTCAGCCGGATCCACTACAACTGTGACATATTGGTGGTTTTTAGCAGAGGCACGAAGCATGGTTGGACCGCCGATATCAATATTTTCAATCGCGTCTTCC
The window above is part of the Bacillus sp. SORGH_AS_0510 genome. Proteins encoded here:
- the purD gene encoding phosphoribosylamine--glycine ligase: MKVLIIGRGGREHALCRKVSESTLVEQVFVAPGNDGMVDVAELVSIDESQHEQLLQFAVEQEVGLTIIGPEVPLLAGLADKFEAAGLLVFGPRQVAAEIEGSKSFAKELMRKYQIPTADYAVFTSYEAARDYIEEKGAPIVIKADGLAAGKGVTVAFTMEEALASIEEMLVGARFGAASSRVVIEEFLSGEEFSLMALVNGETVVPLEIAQDHKRAFDGDQGPNTGGMGAYSPVPQISRDMIETAIETVLIPAAKAMVQEDKSFCGVLYAGLIATVQGPKVIEFNARFGDPETQVILPRLQSDLVQVMVELLEGGRPQLEWSDQAMIGVVVAAKGYPDQYETGAVLTGLQDFTDEVVTFHAGSLQNESGEFVSNGGRVLLVGAKAVTLSAAQEKVYQELEKLQCDGVFYRKDIGAKAIQPVIG
- the purH gene encoding bifunctional phosphoribosylaminoimidazolecarboxamide formyltransferase/IMP cyclohydrolase; the protein is MKKKRALISVSDKTGVGEFAKELASLGFEIISTGGTKKMLQEQGIPVLGVSDVTGFPEILEGRVKTLNPFIHGGLLAKQDNTDHQQQLEEHGIEPIQLVCVNLYPFQQTIEKPEVTVEDAIENIDIGGPTMLRASAKNHQYVTVVVDPADYQTVLAELKANEETSLETRRKLAAKVFRHTAAYDALIAGYMTDLAQEETPEKMTVTYELKQTLRYGENPHQQASFYKKPLGSVFSIAYAEQLHGKELSYNNINDADAALQIVKEFSEPAAVAVKHMNPCGVGTGTTSFDAFNKAFAADPVSIFGGIIAFNREVDAETASKLHEIFLEIIIAPAFTEEALSILTSKKNLRLLTISFDGVKKKELKLTSIEGGLLVQDQDRYTLEDADVKVATKRQPTDAEWEALKLGWKVVKHVKSNAIVVANEEMTIGIGAGQMNRVGAAEIALKQAGEKAQGAALASDAFFPMDDTVEAAAKAGITAIIQPGGSIRDEDSIKKADEYGITMVFTGVRHFKH